The genomic interval TAACATTGGTTATCCCTCTCTTTATGTACTCATTTCATTCTTTTCGTTACTATTTTACCTTTAAACAGTTTATTATAGCTTGATAATGTATAGCAAATTAATTCTGTTTCTTTTTGATTTGATTGAGTGATTATTCATATACTTTTTATCAGGCACTCCATCGTCAATGCACCTTAGTGTGGTTTAGTTAAATGTTTGAAAGCATATTTCACTTCTATTCTCTTTCTCAAGGGGAGATTGAACCTTCCTATCTATTGAACCTTTACCGTCTTGGCCCCCTATTATTGAACCACTCTTACTACAAATCCCTATTTTTCAAGAGAAGACGAAAAAACGGACTCATGTTAAGAGTCCGTTCATTGTTAATTGCTTTTATAAATAAAATAATCAAAATCTGCATGCTTGTTTTGTCCAGATGTATCTTGGCATTGCATACCGACAAATGCTCCTGTAAAAAATCCTCCGCCTTGAACATAGTCATCTGATAATTTATAGGATTGGAAGTCAACTGGAATGAGGATCCAATTTACACCGTCAAATGAATAGTAATAATGATAAACCTCTGTTTTCACATCAACCCGAAGATACACATATTCGACTTCATCTGGAATAACAATCTCTTTTCTTTGTAAAGGTTGGGCAAATGTAAAATTATCACAAGTGATAAGCTCAAGAATTCTACCCTTTTGTTCATTCCAAGATATTTGGCATGAAGTCCAATTCTTTGTATTATAATAATTTACCAAACCTGCCGATTGCTGAAATGACGTAGGTTTAAATGAGACTTTTGTCTCGGCAGTAAAGTTAAAGTGCTGCCAGCGTCGAGCAACAAAAGCTTGAGTAAATTTGGATGTCAACGATTCTTTCCCATAGAGTCGTAAATGACTTGGATGATCCTTCAAAGAAACAATATCCTCCCCTAACGGGATACGCAAATTCTGAAAATGTGGATTTAAAGAATCACTATCAAAGTCGTCTTTCTCAGGAAAATCCATATTCCACTGAACTTCTTCTATGCTTGGACCTTCTATCTCTAATGAAGGATGATTTCCTCCAACGACATATGGCCAGTCATTTTTCCATTCGAGTCTTTGAATAGCGGTTTCTCTTCCTAGTGGACAATAACCACGCGGATCTAATAAAGGCTGGCCTTCTCTCGGCAGAGGTCTGCCAGTTAAATGGACAAGGAACCACTCATTCGTATGTGTATGTACAATTGATGCATGCCCAGCTTTTTGGAGGGGAATTCTCGGTGATGAAAATGAAGAAATCAACGGATTTGCCGGATGCACTTCATATGGCCCCCTCAATTGTTTTGACCTAGCAATAGTGGCCTGGTGGTCATATTTTGTACCACCTTCTGCTGTTAATAAATAGTAATAGCCATTCAGTTTATATACGTGTGGCGCTTCTGTCAGTTTAATATCTGTTCCCTTAAAGATCACTTCCGCTTTACCAATTAATTTTTGTTCCTCCACACTATATTCTTGGAGAACTATTCCATAAAAATTATGATGATTCACTCGATGATCCCAATACATATTAACTAAATATTTTTTTCCATCCTCATCGTGAAATAAAGAAGGATCAAAACCAGAGCTATTTAAATAAATAGATTCTGACCAATCTCCATCTATTGTTTCACTTGTAACAAGATAGTTATGGCAATCCTTCCATTGTCCTTCTACAACCTTTACATCTGTATAAATCAGCCAAAACTTGCCATCACTATAGGAAAGGGCAGGGGCCCAAACGCCGCCCGAATCTGGATTTCCCATCATGTTTAATTGACTTAAACGATTTAACGGTCGTGCTGCCAATCGCCAATTTTTCAAATTTTTAGAATGATAAATCCCTACCCCTGGAAACCATTCAAAAGTTGATACTGCAATATAATAATCTTCCCCAACTCGACAAATACTTGGATCAGGATTAAATCCTGTTAAAATCGGATTGCGAATGATAGCCATATTAGATACCCCTTCTTCTATTAAGTGTTTTGGACAGTTTCCATCACCTTCACTTCCTTGTCCTGATTAGGCTGGAAAGAAGGGGATTACTGTTGTGTTCTACTAAACTATGATTGTTAGTATGGCCCTTTAATATATTCCTTTACTTTTTCATGATAAAAGTTTTCAAGCATTTTCATTTCTTCAAGGGAGAAAGGTTTTGTATGAATGGCGTCAAGGTTGTCTGCCACTTGCTTTTGATTCTTGAAACCAGGAATAATACATGTGATTTCCTTTTGATCCAGGATCCAGCGAAGTGCTGCACTGGCCATTGAATGTCTGCCTTCTGCAATCCATTTAAGCTGATTAGATAATTCCACACCTTTTTTGAATCCAAGACCAGCAAACGTTTCTCCAATGTTAAATGACTTTCCTTCTTCGTTGAAGTTTCGATGATCATCCTCTTCGAACACATGATCAATTGTATATTTTCCAGTCAACAGTCCGCTTGCTAACGGTAAACGGACAAGAATGCCAACTCCTCTTTTTTTCGCTTCAGGGAGCAACACCTCTAAAGGCTTCTGACGGAAAATGTTAAAAATAACTTGCAGACTTTTAACATTTGGATTTTCTAAGCAAAGTAATCCTTCCTCTACTGTTTCTACACTAACGCCATAATGACGAATTTTCCCTTCCTCCTTTAGACGATCAAGAACTTCAAATACTTGACCATCCTTTAAAATATCAGTAGTAGGACAATGTACTTGATATAAATCAATGGCTTCTCTTTTCAAACGACGAAGACTGTCTTCACAGTACGTCCGCACCATTTCATATGAATAATTTTCCGGATCAAAAATATCTCCTTTACGACAAAACTTTGTTGCAATTCCTATATGGTCTTCACGGCCTTTCGTCGCTTTTGCCAGTAATTCTTCACTATGACCATCTCCATAGACATCCGCCGTATCAAAAAAGTTTACACCTTGGTCAATAGCGTATTCTAAAGCTCTTAATGACTCCGTGTCATTTGTTTTGCCCCATGCTCCGCCTATTGCCCAAGTTCCAAAGCTAACTTCACTTACTTTTATCCCTGTGTTTCCAAGTTCACGATAATTCAAACTTTTCCTCTCCCCTCTAAATTTTTTTGTCTATTGATAGACTTTTTTAGAAAGCTCAAATTGTTCTACAGATTTTATTGAACGGATATCACAATGAATCTATCCATAAAATCTTTTAAATATATGATTTTCTTACTTTCCTTTTTCGTGCTTCAATACGGTTAAAACAGTAATTTCCCCCAAGCATTAAAACCCAAGCAAAAGATACAATACTAAAAAAAGGAATGAAACCTGGCTGAAGTAAAATCAAGTAACTAACTGCCGCAAGACCAGCTAACATTATAAGCGTGATATGAAAATTAAGAATGCCTAGGAAAAAAGCATTTTTTATATAAGCAATCATTTTCAAATCGTAATGAACATACACAGGGAAGATATATAACAACGTAATGATATAAAAAACAGTAATCATGATTAATGGTACGATCAATGCTAACTGAAGGGTACCATGAACTGTTCTTATGAGAAGAAAATCAAAAGTGATAAATACTCCACTTGCGATGAGACACCAACCCAGCCGATTTGATTTTTTGAATTCCTCCCGATATATGGAAAGAAATGTTCTCCATATTGGGAAATCAGTCTCTTTCCGCTGCCATTTTCGTACGATTGAAAAAAGGGCTATTGTTGCCGGCATCATTCCCAATACAAGCAGTCCTGCTAACGAAAATAGGAACCACAAAATATTTAGGTAGGCTAGTTTCATCACCCATTCACATAGAGTAAATAGCTTGCCCATGGCTTTTTCAAAAAGCATTGTTGACCACCCCCTATGACTATTTCATTCTTGTTGTCTATTATTCTATTTTTTCATTACCCTTTTACTGAACCCGCTGCAATTCCTTCAACAATACGATTACTCAAGACAAAGAATGCAATTAGGATTGGCAGGATACTTATGACAAGGGTTGCACCAATTGCTCCCCAATCTGTTGTGTACTGACCAATAAAATTTTGAATCCCAACAGTTAGTGTTTTATATACATCTGAACTGATAAACGTATTTACAAAAACGAATTCATTCCAGTTGTAGATCATGTTAATAATGGCAGCTGTTGCAATTACCGGCGATGTCATCGGCAGAGTAATTTGAAAAAAGATACGATTAATGGATGCTCCATCCATAACTGCTGCTTCTTCCACTTCACGAGGAAGGGCTTCATAAAACCCTAATAAAATCATAATTGTAATCGGCAAGTTGAATGCCGTATACGTTAAAATAATAGAAAGAGGATTATCAATCAGGTTAATGGATGTAAATGTACTAAATAAAGGAATTAGTGTTGAATGGACAGGGATCATTAAACCTACCATAAATAATCCCAATACTAATTTACTCCCCTTCCAATTCATTCTCGTAAGTGCAAATGTTACGAAACTTGCAAGTAAAACCGTCAATACTACTGCAGCAACAGTATAAACTACACTATTTAAAAAATACTGACTAATGTTCCCTTCTGTCCAAACCTTTGCGTAATTTTCCCACCGGGGAGTTTCAGGTAAGGAAAAGGGAGACATATTGAAAACTTCCTGATTATTTTTCAGTGAAAATAGAAATAGCCAGACAATCGGAAAAAGTTGAAAAACGGCTACGATGATTAAAAAAACATACATAATCGTATATGCACTTCGACTAAGCAGTGAATTTGTCGCTAAATTTGTTTTCTGCTTCCTGATCTTGACCGGAGAGCCTGTAGCTTTTACTGTATCCACTAAAATCCCCCCTTCTTTTAATAAATATCATTTTTCGTTTCTGTAAGTTTACGAATGAGATAAGTAACAATTAGACAAATAATTAATAAGAAGAAACCAATTGCACTTGCATACCCAAAATCAAACCCCTTAAATGCCTTTTGATACATGTAAGAAGCCATAACCTCACTTGCTCCATTCGGTCCTCCGCCAGTCATGACATAAATTAAGTCAAAGTATTTAAGTGATCCAACAACTGCTAAAACAATTGTCACTTTGATGACATTCATGATTAATGGAAGTTTTATTTTTAAAGCAATTTGGAATGGTGATGCTCCATCGATTCTCGCCGCTTCAATGAGTGATTCCGGAATGTTCTTTAAGGCAGCATAATAAATCAAAATGTAAAAACCCGCATATTGCCAAATTATTGGTACGATAATCGCATATAGTGCTATGTTAGGTTCTGCGAGCCATGCTGGTGTATTATCGACGCCAATAGCAAGAAGCATACTGTTAATAATTCCGTTCGTAGGATGATATATTTTCAGCCATAGTTGAGCAATTGCAACTGATGCAAGAAGCATTGGAATTAAATAAATCTTTCTGAGCAAATCCGCACCCTTTATCTTGCCGGCTAAAATAATAGAGATGAATAAATAACCGATCAAGCTTAGTGCAGAAAAGAGTGCTAACAAAAAGGAATGGAGGGCGCTTTTCCAAAATAGAGGGTCATTGATTAGTTGGGAATAATTCTTTAAGCCGATGAATTCCATCTCACCAATCCCATTCCATTTCATCAAGCCATAATATCCTGTTTGTACAATTGGAACGTAAATCAATGCAAGGATTAGAAAAAGAGCTGGTGTTATATAGAGAGCAATTACCTTTTTATCTGACATGACTTTATTCAAAATAATTCAACTCCTTCCCGAAAGAAAACCTAAAAGCGCCTAGACCTTAAATAGTCCAAGTTAACACTCTATGAATGACATCTATTTCAGCTCATAGGCGCTTTTTACAATATGATCAGTTTACATTCATTAGATTAGTTTCCTTCTTCAGCCTTCAGTGCATCTTCGTGCTGTTTTGCAAAATCTTTTGGTTTTACTTCATTGCCATATAATGATTGGATTAAGTTTAAATGTGTTTCAGCAACAGAAGCACTCATTTGTACATCTGCAAATAATGTTAAATTGCTAGCATTATTTAAATCATTCAATACATCAATATAAAGCTGCGGCAATTCTACTTTTTCTGTATCAACTTTCGTTGCTGGAAGAACCCCTGCTTTTTCTACCGATTGCTCGCCCCATTTTTCTACAAAGAATTTCACAAATTCTTTTGATTCAGCTTTTACTTCTGAATTTTCTGCTACGAATAAACCAACTCCAGGTCCGCCAACCCAGCTATCAATGTCTCCTTTACCACCGTCAACTGTAGGGAATTTAAAGTAACCAACGTTATCACGGAATTCTTTTGGAATATCTTCATTCGTTGTAAAGTTAGGAAGTTCCCATGTACCCATTAAGTACATTGCAGCTTTACCATTTAAGAATTCTGATTTTCCTTCGTCATTCGATACTCCGTTAAAACCTTTATTAAAAGCGTTTTCATTTACAAGGTTTTGAATTTCTTCAGCTGCTGATACAAGCGCTGGATCTTCAAATGATCCTGTTCGGTCAATTGCTTTGTTAAGAACTTCAGCACCGCCGATGCGATCTGCTAAGTACATATACCATAATGAACCTGTCCAGCGATCTTTGTTGCCAAGTGCGATTGGTGCAACACCTTCACTAGCTAGTGTTTTCACTACATTTTGGAATTCGCTGTATGTTTGCGGTACTTCTAGATTATATTTTTCAAAAATCTCTTTATTGTAATAAATAGGAGCAATGTTCAATTCGAGAGGAAGTCCATATGTTTTTCCCTCAAAAGCATATGCTTCTGTAGTTCCGCTTACAAAGGAATCTTTCAAGCCATCATTAAGGACATCATCTAGTTCTGCAAAAAGTTTTCCTTTTACGAATGGCGTCATATATCCAGCAGCCCAAGTAAACCCAACATCCGGAAGTTCATTAGAAGAAGAAAGAACTTTTATTTTGTTCTTATATTGTTCATTTTCTAGAACTTCAACTTCAATCTTTACATCCTTATGCTCTGCTTCATATTGTTTGATGATATCTGATACAATCAAATTTTGTTGCTTTGAGCTTCCAGCCGGCCAAAGATGCATAAACTTGATTGTTTTCTTTGAATCACCCTCACCATCAACCTGATTAGAGCCGCTACATCCAGCAAGAGCTGCAGTCAGTAGAAGAATGAGCACAAATAATAATGTATGCGCTTTCTTAAACATGTTATAACCCCCTGTAATTATTATTTCTCTTACAATTAGAATTTTAGCATGACGATAAAATCGCGGTAAGGTTACCGCGATTGGGGAAAATTCCATTATTTTTAGGTAGAAGCATCCTCAAGCTCAGAAATCTTTCGAAATTTACTTGGAGTAACACCTTCATAATCTTTAAAAATCTTAATGAAATATTTAGCCGTTTGATACCCTACCTTGAAGGAAATTTCTTCTATCTGTAAATTCGTTGTCAACAATAGTGTTTTTGCAATTTGCAGTCTTTTTCTCGTTAAAAATTCACTAAATGTCAAACGCGTATGTTCTTTAAACAATACACTGAAGTAGCTTGCATTTAAATGGACAGTATTTGCTACTTCCTTTAGAGTGATCGGTTTTTCAATATTATTATTAATAAAATCTATTGCTTCTTTAATAGCAGAATTAGAATGATCATGATTTGTATCAACATTTATGAGTTTATCATCTGCGACCTTTTCCAAATAGCTTGTCCGCTCAAGGCTAGCTTCAGTTTTTAAAGCATGCTCGACTGCCTCAATCAGTTTCTGCTTACTTAAAGGCTTTAACAAGTAATTTATTACACCAAGACGAATCGCTTCTTGGGCATAATTGAAATCCGGATAGCCTGAAACAATGATTACAACAGGCTTATAACCATTCTCTTTTATTTTACTTAATAGCTTTAAACCATCCATTTCTGGCATTGAGACGTCGGAGATTAATAAGTGAATTTTGTTTTTGTTGAATAATTCATAAGCTTCAGGACCGTCTGCAGCACTTAGAATGTCATATTTGCCGCCAGACCATTTTTCAAGTGTTTTTTGCAAACCTTGCCGAGTCGTTTGCTCGTCATCAACAATCAGAATCGTTTTTGAATCCATTTTTAATTCCCTCCTATAATCGGAATCTCAAATGTTACTATCGTTCCATTGCCCTGTTTACTCATTAAAGAAAGATTTTTTAAGTTATGTTGGTCATAATATAGTTGAAGCCTTTTATTCACATTTGTCAGCGCCATCCCTATACCTTTCATAGATGAGGCATAATCATTTTCTATTGCTCTATTAATCTTATTAAGTGTTTCATGTTCAATTCCCATACCATTATCTTTTACTTTGATTGTAATGTTGCTAGAATGGTGGGCTTTTTCAACAATAATGGAAACAAAGCCTTGCCTTCTTTTATTTTCAATTCCATGTAAGATTGCATTCTCAACTAATGGCTGAATCATTAACTTAGGTATCTTTACAGAATCGAATTCTTTTAAAGCAACGATCTCCCATTGCAGACGGTCACCCAATCTCATTTTCATTAATTGTAAAAAACGTT from Metabacillus sediminilitoris carries:
- a CDS encoding aldo/keto reductase, with the protein product MNYRELGNTGIKVSEVSFGTWAIGGAWGKTNDTESLRALEYAIDQGVNFFDTADVYGDGHSEELLAKATKGREDHIGIATKFCRKGDIFDPENYSYEMVRTYCEDSLRRLKREAIDLYQVHCPTTDILKDGQVFEVLDRLKEEGKIRHYGVSVETVEEGLLCLENPNVKSLQVIFNIFRQKPLEVLLPEAKKRGVGILVRLPLASGLLTGKYTIDHVFEEDDHRNFNEEGKSFNIGETFAGLGFKKGVELSNQLKWIAEGRHSMASAALRWILDQKEITCIIPGFKNQKQVADNLDAIHTKPFSLEEMKMLENFYHEKVKEYIKGPY
- a CDS encoding carbohydrate ABC transporter permease; the protein is MNKVMSDKKVIALYITPALFLILALIYVPIVQTGYYGLMKWNGIGEMEFIGLKNYSQLINDPLFWKSALHSFLLALFSALSLIGYLFISIILAGKIKGADLLRKIYLIPMLLASVAIAQLWLKIYHPTNGIINSMLLAIGVDNTPAWLAEPNIALYAIIVPIIWQYAGFYILIYYAALKNIPESLIEAARIDGASPFQIALKIKLPLIMNVIKVTIVLAVVGSLKYFDLIYVMTGGGPNGASEVMASYMYQKAFKGFDFGYASAIGFFLLIICLIVTYLIRKLTETKNDIY
- a CDS encoding glycoside hydrolase family 43 protein, which encodes MAIIRNPILTGFNPDPSICRVGEDYYIAVSTFEWFPGVGIYHSKNLKNWRLAARPLNRLSQLNMMGNPDSGGVWAPALSYSDGKFWLIYTDVKVVEGQWKDCHNYLVTSETIDGDWSESIYLNSSGFDPSLFHDEDGKKYLVNMYWDHRVNHHNFYGIVLQEYSVEEQKLIGKAEVIFKGTDIKLTEAPHVYKLNGYYYLLTAEGGTKYDHQATIARSKQLRGPYEVHPANPLISSFSSPRIPLQKAGHASIVHTHTNEWFLVHLTGRPLPREGQPLLDPRGYCPLGRETAIQRLEWKNDWPYVVGGNHPSLEIEGPSIEEVQWNMDFPEKDDFDSDSLNPHFQNLRIPLGEDIVSLKDHPSHLRLYGKESLTSKFTQAFVARRWQHFNFTAETKVSFKPTSFQQSAGLVNYYNTKNWTSCQISWNEQKGRILELITCDNFTFAQPLQRKEIVIPDEVEYVYLRVDVKTEVYHYYYSFDGVNWILIPVDFQSYKLSDDYVQGGGFFTGAFVGMQCQDTSGQNKHADFDYFIYKSN
- a CDS encoding YesL family protein, with the translated sequence MLFEKAMGKLFTLCEWVMKLAYLNILWFLFSLAGLLVLGMMPATIALFSIVRKWQRKETDFPIWRTFLSIYREEFKKSNRLGWCLIASGVFITFDFLLIRTVHGTLQLALIVPLIMITVFYIITLLYIFPVYVHYDLKMIAYIKNAFFLGILNFHITLIMLAGLAAVSYLILLQPGFIPFFSIVSFAWVLMLGGNYCFNRIEARKRKVRKSYI
- a CDS encoding response regulator transcription factor, which encodes MDSKTILIVDDEQTTRQGLQKTLEKWSGGKYDILSAADGPEAYELFNKNKIHLLISDVSMPEMDGLKLLSKIKENGYKPVVIIVSGYPDFNYAQEAIRLGVINYLLKPLSKQKLIEAVEHALKTEASLERTSYLEKVADDKLINVDTNHDHSNSAIKEAIDFINNNIEKPITLKEVANTVHLNASYFSVLFKEHTRLTFSEFLTRKRLQIAKTLLLTTNLQIEEISFKVGYQTAKYFIKIFKDYEGVTPSKFRKISELEDAST
- a CDS encoding carbohydrate ABC transporter permease, with the translated sequence MDTVKATGSPVKIRKQKTNLATNSLLSRSAYTIMYVFLIIVAVFQLFPIVWLFLFSLKNNQEVFNMSPFSLPETPRWENYAKVWTEGNISQYFLNSVVYTVAAVVLTVLLASFVTFALTRMNWKGSKLVLGLFMVGLMIPVHSTLIPLFSTFTSINLIDNPLSIILTYTAFNLPITIMILLGFYEALPREVEEAAVMDGASINRIFFQITLPMTSPVIATAAIINMIYNWNEFVFVNTFISSDVYKTLTVGIQNFIGQYTTDWGAIGATLVISILPILIAFFVLSNRIVEGIAAGSVKG
- a CDS encoding extracellular solute-binding protein, with the translated sequence MFKKAHTLLFVLILLLTAALAGCSGSNQVDGEGDSKKTIKFMHLWPAGSSKQQNLIVSDIIKQYEAEHKDVKIEVEVLENEQYKNKIKVLSSSNELPDVGFTWAAGYMTPFVKGKLFAELDDVLNDGLKDSFVSGTTEAYAFEGKTYGLPLELNIAPIYYNKEIFEKYNLEVPQTYSEFQNVVKTLASEGVAPIALGNKDRWTGSLWYMYLADRIGGAEVLNKAIDRTGSFEDPALVSAAEEIQNLVNENAFNKGFNGVSNDEGKSEFLNGKAAMYLMGTWELPNFTTNEDIPKEFRDNVGYFKFPTVDGGKGDIDSWVGGPGVGLFVAENSEVKAESKEFVKFFVEKWGEQSVEKAGVLPATKVDTEKVELPQLYIDVLNDLNNASNLTLFADVQMSASVAETHLNLIQSLYGNEVKPKDFAKQHEDALKAEEGN